A window from Bacteroidales bacterium encodes these proteins:
- a CDS encoding aspartate-semialdehyde dehydrogenase, producing MKVAVVGATGLVGTVMLKVLEERNFPVTTLIPVASEKSVGKKILFKGKEYSVVSVADAVKMKPAVAIFSAGASTSRDWAPKFAENGTVVIDNSSYWRMLPEIPLVVPEVNADILTSNHKIIANPNCSTIQLVVAINPLHKQYKIKRLVVSTYQSVTGTGVKAVKQMYDERNGKKADMAYPHPIDMNCFPHGGSFLENGYTTEEQKLIDETRKIIGDNSIMVSPTVVRIPVVGGHSESVNLEFQKDYQIQDIFNILKNSAGITIQDTPTQNIYPMPKYAEGKDDVFVGRIRRDDSQPNSLNLWVVSDNLRKGAATNAIQIAEYLLQKGWIN from the coding sequence ATGAAAGTTGCTGTTGTTGGTGCCACAGGATTAGTAGGCACGGTAATGTTAAAAGTTCTTGAAGAACGCAATTTTCCTGTTACAACCTTAATCCCTGTTGCTTCAGAAAAATCTGTGGGCAAGAAAATTTTATTTAAAGGAAAAGAATACTCTGTTGTTTCAGTGGCTGATGCTGTAAAGATGAAACCTGCTGTGGCAATCTTTTCAGCAGGGGCTTCAACTTCCCGTGATTGGGCTCCAAAGTTTGCTGAAAACGGAACAGTTGTTATCGACAACTCATCGTACTGGCGAATGCTTCCTGAAATACCATTGGTAGTACCTGAGGTTAATGCAGATATTTTAACTTCAAATCATAAAATCATTGCTAATCCAAACTGTTCAACAATACAACTTGTAGTAGCAATCAACCCATTACATAAACAATATAAAATAAAAAGATTAGTAGTTTCAACCTATCAATCTGTTACAGGTACTGGTGTAAAAGCGGTAAAGCAAATGTACGATGAGCGAAATGGTAAGAAAGCAGATATGGCCTACCCTCATCCTATAGATATGAATTGTTTTCCTCATGGCGGAAGTTTTCTTGAGAATGGATATACTACCGAGGAACAGAAATTAATTGATGAAACTCGAAAAATAATTGGCGATAATTCGATTATGGTTTCCCCTACAGTTGTTAGAATTCCTGTAGTTGGTGGTCACTCGGAATCGGTTAATCTAGAGTTTCAAAAAGATTACCAAATTCAGGATATCTTTAATATTCTGAAAAACTCTGCTGGTATTACTATTCAAGATACCCCTACTCAGAATATCTATCCAATGCCTAAATATGCGGAAGGGAAAGATGATGTTTTTGTTGGTCGAATTCGCAGGGATGACTCCCAGCCCAATAGTCTTAATCTTTGGGTTGTCTCCGATAATTTAAGGAAAGGTGCTGCTACCAATGCAATTCAGATTGCAGAATATTTACTTCAAAAGGGATGGATAAATTAA
- a CDS encoding energy transducer TonB, translating into MKPKDEMENVPSFDELVFENRNKEYGAYQIRKRYNVALIWSILVSAVFISATVVTPYVIYSEPPIIKDTLIGPTTIAFDPDIKLPVQEIEKPKPVMVSIKPLIYTAPEVVDTLSPDEGDKFLTSDEVNANVKNENVNDIIPLRDINNEIPEVENNSIIDIGVISEKPFFGTDGDNEFRRWIAQNIRYPQAPQEAGIQGKVYLQFVIEKDGGVSNVQVLRSVDPLIDKEAIRVLESSPKWSPGKQQGIAVRVRYTFPIAFVISELN; encoded by the coding sequence ATGAAACCAAAAGATGAAATGGAAAACGTTCCTTCGTTCGATGAATTGGTTTTTGAAAACCGGAACAAGGAGTACGGAGCTTATCAAATCCGTAAAAGATACAATGTCGCTCTAATTTGGTCTATCCTTGTGAGTGCTGTCTTTATTAGTGCCACAGTTGTTACACCTTATGTGATTTATTCTGAACCCCCAATTATTAAAGATACTCTTATTGGCCCAACAACTATAGCCTTTGATCCTGATATTAAACTACCAGTTCAGGAAATTGAAAAACCAAAACCCGTTATGGTTAGTATTAAACCGTTGATTTATACTGCGCCCGAAGTTGTTGACACATTATCTCCAGATGAAGGCGATAAATTTTTAACAAGTGATGAGGTAAATGCTAATGTAAAGAATGAAAACGTGAACGATATAATTCCTTTACGAGATATAAATAATGAAATACCAGAAGTTGAAAATAATTCTATCATTGACATTGGGGTTATTTCAGAAAAACCTTTTTTTGGTACAGATGGTGATAATGAGTTTAGGAGATGGATAGCACAAAATATTCGTTATCCACAGGCTCCTCAGGAAGCAGGAATACAAGGAAAGGTGTATTTACAATTCGTTATTGAGAAAGATGGAGGTGTTTCAAATGTTCAAGTTCTTCGTTCTGTAGATCCTTTAATTGACAAGGAGGCTATTCGGGTATTAGAATCATCCCCAAAATGGAGCCCTGGGAAGCAGCAAGGAATAGCAGTTAGAGTTAGATATACATTCCCCATTGCTTTTGTGATTAGCGAATTAAATTAA
- a CDS encoding helix-turn-helix domain-containing protein, with amino-acid sequence MKTTKSERPLYSLTVGEFIDLQRSIRNDLPPLLPNEANPPKELLTIHEAADFLNLSVHSLYTMNSRRRIPFLKMSGKVYYRRSALMAWLESGERKTIAQLRQDSERGI; translated from the coding sequence ATGAAAACGACAAAATCCGAAAGACCGCTCTACTCTCTAACTGTTGGAGAGTTCATTGACTTGCAGAGGTCGATAAGAAACGACCTACCCCCTTTACTGCCTAACGAGGCTAACCCTCCTAAAGAGTTGCTGACCATTCATGAGGCGGCCGATTTTCTTAATCTGTCCGTCCACTCATTGTATACAATGAATAGCCGAAGGCGCATTCCCTTCTTGAAGATGTCGGGAAAGGTGTACTACCGCCGTTCAGCACTAATGGCATGGTTGGAGTCAGGCGAGCGTAAGACTATTGCACAGTTGCGCCAAGACAGCGAAAGGGGTATTTAA
- a CDS encoding caspase family protein gives MKKALVIGINKYPNAPLSGCVNDAEAFASIIEKNGDGTPNFDVKIRTDVPTKANLRRLIIELFNGDSDSALFYFSGHGFINELGGYIVTPDYERNDEGVSMDEILIAANASEAKNRVIILDCCYSGAFGSPKITGGLSSHIAKGVTILTASKDNETSLEVNGHGVFTNLLLDALQGGAADLNGHITPGSVYAYIDQALGAWDQRPVFKTNITKFISLRTIAPQVSIEVLRKLTEYFPTPIEHYPLDPSYEDTNTLQIEHKVVRPYAKLKNVTIFKNLQKLQSIGLVVPVDEQFMFFAAMNSKACKLSNLGYHYWRLVKDNRI, from the coding sequence ATGAAAAAAGCACTCGTAATTGGTATAAACAAATATCCCAACGCACCTCTTAGCGGGTGTGTTAATGATGCAGAAGCGTTCGCCAGTATCATTGAAAAGAATGGTGATGGTACTCCAAATTTTGATGTAAAAATAAGAACAGATGTTCCAACAAAAGCAAACTTAAGAAGATTGATTATTGAGTTATTTAATGGAGATAGCGATTCTGCACTATTCTATTTTTCTGGGCATGGTTTTATTAATGAACTTGGCGGTTATATAGTAACACCCGATTATGAACGGAATGATGAAGGTGTCTCTATGGATGAGATTCTTATTGCGGCAAATGCATCAGAAGCAAAAAATCGGGTAATTATTCTTGACTGCTGCTACTCTGGAGCATTTGGATCTCCCAAAATAACGGGAGGTTTATCTTCTCATATTGCCAAAGGGGTCACTATACTTACTGCCAGTAAGGATAACGAGACTTCACTAGAAGTTAATGGACATGGCGTTTTTACAAATTTGTTGCTTGATGCTTTACAAGGTGGTGCTGCAGACCTCAATGGACATATTACGCCAGGCAGTGTTTATGCGTATATCGATCAGGCTTTAGGAGCTTGGGATCAGCGTCCTGTTTTCAAAACGAATATTACAAAATTCATTTCGCTGCGAACAATAGCACCTCAAGTTTCCATTGAGGTTTTGAGAAAGTTAACGGAATATTTTCCTACACCAATAGAACACTATCCTTTAGATCCATCATATGAAGATACAAACACCTTGCAAATAGAACATAAAGTAGTTAGGCCATACGCAAAACTTAAGAATGTAACAATATTTAAAAATCTTCAAAAACTGCAAAGTATTGGTCTCGTTGTTCCCGTTGACGAGCAATTTATGTTTTTCGCAGCAATGAATTCAAAGGCATGTAAACTTTCAAATCTGGGATATCACTATTGGAGATTAGTAAAGGATAACAGAATATAA
- a CDS encoding DUF4407 domain-containing protein, which produces MEAQKIKPFTVFLCRCSGACIVILEKCPTQVTKYSTMGTILLITAVMASLSGGYFFFTAFRQIYLAIAFGMFWGVVIFSLDRYLVTSMGVNQSKKFINVLPRVFLAICLGIVVAKPLELKLFEHEIKTELANIKNQLHGEMRSSNAEIAQMDSTTRRLENEKGRLHITLSEKKKELDNSETDYYNEIKGKNSTTTTGEIGIGPEAKRKNNIRIQTEKEYEKLKEKVTLREKEINDEMKDLHQKVKDRDKNLQGEAENYEGPLAEIEALSSLTSKKIILKLANIFLTLIFILIETAPVLVKLSQTKGLYEELLEAHEKENIKNIQGNSDFQDYEKKIEEKRKKSQYNGEVIYDEQIKNKIWRRKTEFDLEVIEKQYNNRLQKLENENLVQQLYEEIIKSLKTEELFDIKRQ; this is translated from the coding sequence ATGGAAGCACAAAAAATTAAACCTTTTACGGTCTTTTTATGCAGGTGTTCAGGGGCTTGTATAGTTATTTTAGAGAAGTGCCCAACCCAAGTTACAAAGTACAGCACTATGGGGACTATACTTTTAATTACAGCAGTGATGGCTAGTCTTTCGGGAGGCTATTTTTTCTTTACAGCATTTCGACAAATATATTTAGCTATTGCATTTGGAATGTTTTGGGGAGTGGTTATTTTTTCGCTTGACAGATATTTGGTTACAAGCATGGGTGTTAATCAAAGTAAAAAATTTATTAACGTACTTCCTAGAGTTTTTCTAGCTATTTGTTTAGGTATTGTTGTAGCTAAGCCTTTGGAATTAAAATTGTTTGAGCATGAAATAAAAACAGAGTTAGCGAATATCAAAAATCAATTGCATGGCGAAATGCGGAGTTCCAATGCAGAGATTGCCCAAATGGATTCTACAACTAGACGGCTTGAGAATGAAAAGGGACGCCTTCATATCACGCTTTCTGAAAAGAAAAAAGAATTGGACAACAGCGAGACAGATTATTATAATGAAATAAAAGGGAAAAATTCAACTACAACTACAGGAGAAATAGGCATTGGACCAGAAGCTAAACGGAAAAATAATATTCGGATTCAAACCGAAAAAGAATATGAGAAATTAAAAGAAAAAGTAACATTAAGAGAAAAAGAGATAAACGATGAAATGAAGGATTTACACCAAAAAGTTAAAGATAGAGACAAGAACCTTCAAGGGGAGGCAGAGAATTATGAAGGACCATTAGCGGAAATCGAAGCTCTTTCCAGCTTAACTAGTAAAAAGATTATACTTAAACTCGCAAATATTTTTTTAACGCTGATTTTTATTCTCATTGAAACGGCACCCGTATTAGTTAAGTTATCACAAACTAAAGGATTGTATGAAGAGTTATTGGAAGCGCATGAAAAGGAAAATATCAAAAATATTCAGGGCAATTCAGATTTTCAAGATTATGAAAAAAAAATAGAGGAAAAAAGAAAGAAGTCTCAATATAATGGCGAAGTTATTTACGATGAACAAATTAAAAATAAAATATGGAGAAGGAAAACAGAATTCGATTTGGAAGTAATTGAAAAACAATATAATAATCGATTGCAAAAATTGGAGAATGAAAATCTTGTACAGCAATTGTACGAAGAGATTATAAAAAGTTTAAAAACAGAAGAATTATTTGATATTAAGAGACAGTGA
- a CDS encoding serine/threonine protein kinase, which yields MQTIKVKSALSTELLVEFDVIKTIEISDTIISGGEGGFGKVYKCYTVNNSVCSVDQLIKILTPNRDIHRKGYETIQKLQKKLKIKNQEVRQNGTDSIIKEYSALKAVPQFSFIGMLNGEEVYGYSANNLNSLGFISFSEALDKSIIQHVGFDIKIPMIYHLIKAFDFLSSIFYIHADLKEDALFLNISTKECVIIDFDSGAVADSSNDQPTTLGSFQDWLAPEIMGQFGKSIREQQEINVNLNSDRWSITVAIFYLICSSHPFFMLKDTGLDTIKNYFLKYRWPYIDPNEDYFNKDNESFYNQFVSWYKQNISVEIKKIFETTFNDGYSNPAMRSLYGSWKYALQKIQNPPQIGVFASDKKIRINSDPVKLHWIVKYEEELILQPGNINVTGMDSYNVSPVTDTFYSLIAKNYCGEHKKELEIRVSKQPPEIIVFKSDEPIRIGAVPINLSWNVDNCSELILNPGNINVDGKTSVEVEPMIDTTYTLIAKNYFGFECQKSLFISISDQPPIIKEFKSDNPIRLNSNPIKLQWQVESAHRLILNPENIDVTNKTNVEVKPLGVTTYTLLAESFFGIKTEKSITINVSKDPPIIEKFEYEAIDLLDNIFKLSWEVIDAEHICILPFLGDISNKTEAEICLTDQNVFTLTAKTLFGVTASKTISLSMLFNITPSDSFFNKEPDDSILNLEINPEIFNQFKTQYHGSTKN from the coding sequence ATGCAAACCATTAAAGTTAAATCCGCACTTTCAACTGAATTACTTGTCGAATTTGATGTAATAAAGACAATCGAAATTTCGGATACCATAATCAGCGGTGGTGAAGGTGGTTTTGGAAAAGTGTATAAATGCTACACTGTAAATAATTCTGTATGCTCTGTAGATCAACTTATTAAAATACTAACCCCAAATAGAGATATACACAGGAAGGGTTACGAAACAATTCAGAAATTGCAGAAAAAGTTAAAGATCAAAAATCAAGAGGTAAGGCAGAATGGTACAGATTCAATTATAAAAGAATACTCCGCATTAAAAGCTGTTCCACAATTCAGTTTTATTGGGATGTTAAATGGTGAAGAGGTTTATGGATACTCCGCAAATAATTTAAATAGTTTAGGCTTTATAAGTTTCAGTGAAGCATTGGATAAAAGTATTATTCAACATGTGGGTTTTGATATCAAAATACCAATGATTTATCATCTGATTAAAGCATTCGATTTTTTAAGTTCAATTTTTTATATACATGCCGATTTAAAGGAGGACGCACTTTTTTTAAATATTTCAACCAAAGAATGTGTTATTATAGACTTTGACAGCGGTGCAGTTGCCGATAGTTCCAATGATCAACCAACTACTCTGGGTTCATTTCAGGATTGGCTAGCTCCTGAGATAATGGGGCAGTTTGGAAAATCCATTCGTGAGCAGCAAGAAATAAATGTGAATCTAAATTCCGATAGGTGGTCTATCACTGTGGCTATTTTCTATCTTATATGCTCTTCACACCCATTCTTTATGCTTAAAGATACAGGGTTGGATACAATAAAAAATTATTTCTTAAAATATCGATGGCCTTACATTGACCCAAATGAAGACTATTTCAACAAGGACAACGAATCATTTTATAATCAGTTTGTTTCATGGTATAAACAGAATATATCAGTTGAAATCAAAAAGATATTCGAAACTACTTTTAATGATGGATACTCTAATCCTGCCATGCGAAGTTTATACGGCTCATGGAAGTACGCTTTACAAAAAATTCAGAACCCTCCTCAAATAGGTGTTTTTGCAAGCGATAAAAAAATAAGAATCAATTCGGATCCTGTTAAGCTTCATTGGATTGTAAAATATGAGGAAGAGTTAATTCTCCAACCGGGCAATATTAATGTTACTGGTATGGATAGTTATAACGTGAGCCCTGTTACGGATACATTTTATTCTCTTATTGCAAAAAACTACTGTGGTGAACATAAAAAGGAACTAGAAATAAGGGTATCAAAACAACCTCCTGAAATAATTGTATTTAAATCTGATGAGCCGATTAGAATTGGTGCTGTTCCGATTAACCTTTCATGGAATGTGGATAATTGCAGTGAACTAATACTGAATCCGGGAAATATTAATGTTGATGGAAAAACCAGTGTTGAGGTTGAACCTATGATTGATACAACTTATACGTTAATTGCCAAAAATTACTTTGGATTTGAATGCCAAAAAAGCCTCTTCATAAGTATATCTGACCAACCGCCTATTATAAAGGAATTTAAATCAGATAATCCTATAAGGTTGAATAGTAATCCAATAAAACTACAATGGCAAGTTGAAAGTGCGCATCGACTTATTCTAAACCCGGAGAACATTGATGTTACCAACAAAACAAATGTTGAGGTTAAACCTTTGGGCGTAACAACATATACTTTATTAGCTGAAAGTTTTTTTGGTATTAAAACTGAGAAAAGCATTACTATTAATGTATCTAAAGATCCTCCTATCATAGAGAAATTCGAATATGAAGCAATTGATCTTCTTGATAACATTTTTAAACTCTCGTGGGAGGTAATTGATGCAGAGCATATTTGTATTTTACCTTTTCTAGGGGATATTTCTAATAAAACTGAGGCTGAAATCTGTTTAACCGACCAGAATGTATTTACGTTAACGGCTAAAACGCTATTTGGAGTCACGGCATCAAAAACGATTAGTTTATCTATGTTATTCAACATAACACCTTCCGATAGTTTTTTTAATAAAGAACCTGACGATAGCATCCTCAACTTGGAAATAAACCCAGAAATATTCAATCAATTTAAAACACAATATCATGGAAGCACAAAAAATTAA
- a CDS encoding VWA domain-containing protein: protein MSEIKIEFINETNNSRYNGSVDSNDIVREIVEQLLKESEFSNLNGNAALKTEQGQVFDSSKRFYELNVRDGSKLYLCRDNSSPNNSFSKRIEPLVPPTDISSPQQFHQLGIFVMDGSGSMEELTNGNIKKKDAVNMAIRDVLTRFKVSRKKNNFSFSVVSFDFTASVQTNTTPLKNINENGNYDPIINHGGGTYIHSGLEEAKKIAEAFLSNPTSGVPHSVIILLLSDGECHQPDITRGVANSIKRMEKMSICTTFLSHAGDKNTAAEELMKEIASDPIIGFKRTYDPETLRNFFESSISRASGVKIN, encoded by the coding sequence ATGAGTGAGATAAAAATTGAATTTATAAACGAGACAAATAATTCTCGTTATAATGGCTCGGTTGATTCCAATGATATTGTAAGAGAGATCGTTGAGCAGTTATTAAAAGAGAGTGAGTTTTCCAACTTAAACGGAAATGCGGCTTTAAAAACAGAGCAAGGACAGGTTTTTGATAGTAGCAAGAGATTTTATGAACTCAATGTTCGTGATGGCTCAAAACTCTATTTATGCCGAGATAATTCGAGTCCCAACAACTCTTTTTCCAAAAGAATAGAGCCTCTTGTACCTCCAACAGATATAAGTTCTCCTCAACAATTTCATCAGTTAGGAATATTTGTAATGGATGGGAGCGGCTCTATGGAGGAATTAACCAATGGTAATATCAAAAAAAAGGATGCTGTTAATATGGCAATACGCGATGTATTAACTCGGTTTAAGGTAAGTCGAAAGAAAAATAATTTTTCTTTCAGTGTTGTCTCTTTTGATTTCACGGCATCAGTACAAACTAACACAACCCCATTAAAAAATATAAATGAAAATGGGAATTATGATCCAATTATAAATCATGGAGGTGGCACTTACATACATTCTGGCTTGGAAGAGGCCAAAAAGATAGCTGAGGCTTTTCTTTCAAATCCAACAAGCGGAGTCCCACATTCGGTAATTATCCTTCTGTTATCAGACGGAGAATGTCATCAGCCGGATATAACTCGGGGAGTTGCTAATTCCATTAAAAGAATGGAGAAAATGAGTATCTGTACTACTTTTTTATCTCACGCTGGCGATAAAAATACAGCGGCAGAAGAGTTGATGAAAGAGATTGCTTCAGATCCTATCATCGGTTTCAAGAGAACTTATGATCCTGAAACTTTACGCAACTTTTTTGAGAGTTCTATATCAAGAGCATCAGGAGTAAAAATAAATTAA
- a CDS encoding toll/interleukin-1 receptor domain-containing protein, producing MEKYRYDVAISFAEEDKEIAEQIGRALKDLDVKYYLFYEQDNLGEPLKKLTWKIYHEESRLALVLISEHYSRKRWAKEEQEVILTVLRREGMPYLIPIRIDDTKIDGISEQIIYKRWTGSNSYEIAVKVFKLLKQFEERNRSDGNTKGANVTKKPKIKSIAEVIQTIGENNGFVIGKVNHFNN from the coding sequence ATGGAAAAATATAGATATGACGTTGCTATCTCTTTTGCGGAAGAGGATAAAGAAATTGCCGAACAAATCGGAAGAGCTTTAAAAGATCTGGATGTAAAGTATTACCTTTTTTATGAGCAGGACAACTTAGGCGAGCCTCTTAAAAAATTGACATGGAAAATTTATCACGAAGAATCTAGACTTGCATTAGTTCTTATTTCAGAACATTACAGTAGGAAACGATGGGCAAAAGAAGAGCAAGAAGTTATTCTAACAGTTCTTAGGCGAGAAGGGATGCCCTATTTAATTCCGATTCGAATTGATGATACAAAAATAGACGGAATTTCAGAACAGATAATTTATAAACGTTGGACAGGATCAAATAGCTATGAAATAGCTGTAAAAGTTTTTAAACTATTAAAGCAATTTGAAGAACGAAATAGAAGCGATGGTAATACTAAGGGTGCTAATGTTACCAAAAAACCGAAAATAAAGAGTATCGCTGAAGTAATCCAGACTATAGGTGAAAACAATGGCTTTGTGATAGGGAAAGTTAATCACTTTAATAATTAA
- a CDS encoding tetratricopeptide repeat protein — translation MNRKNCLKLRLLVILISCISHIHAQNSVIADSLIQKLKKCNNDSVKVSYLNELSWLNRTNQPDIALKYANEAKSIAEKIGFKSGVATSLNRIGEIERSQGNYKQAITTFNNALQIEKEINNNYGIARACGQLTLLYKTVGQIEKAFTAGQTAIKLYKELNNLQALANAYDRQAILYEYQVKFDSALSLVYSGLEIRKQLKDSANFIYSYMNLANLHLKLQNNANSLEFNSKAIELATKFNDQVNLSRAYTNISLVYYNLKQFHTAIDYNYRSIEIKQSLKQDKSIDTNYDNLGYCFYALGEYDKAIQFYTKSLDLKEKIGKKEGLSAVYTNLGNLFFSKKEYDKALFYYKKGLINAETNSNKLITLELYQNIYKSYSITGQLENAVSFNNKYIVLRDSLDATYRNAMNLKDKYQEEQRKNQLLEKDNLINEIKLKKKNIMIMSLVGGMILLILLFFTLFRSYRLKQKTLLSEKNNKINEQKISELLKDQELKSMSAMMEGQEGERKRIAQDLHDRLGSMLSMVKLHFKSVEENIQALRENNILMYSKANNLLDEACDEVRKIANDLTSGILNKFGLIPALNNLKESIEATGQLKIEVLNFGFDESRLDYNIEINLYRIIQELISNILKHSKASEVSIQLLKKEKQLNIVVEDNGLGFDVNQAKNRKGMGLKNIESRVNSLNGEFNIDSGKGAGTTITIDIPLNSIK, via the coding sequence ATGAACAGAAAGAATTGTCTTAAATTGCGACTACTAGTAATTCTAATTTCTTGTATATCTCATATTCATGCTCAAAACAGCGTGATTGCCGATAGCCTTATCCAAAAACTTAAGAAATGTAATAACGATTCGGTAAAAGTCTCATATCTAAATGAACTATCGTGGCTAAATAGAACTAACCAACCCGATATAGCTTTAAAATATGCAAATGAAGCAAAATCAATTGCTGAAAAAATTGGCTTTAAGTCAGGAGTTGCTACTAGTTTAAATAGAATTGGTGAAATTGAAAGAAGTCAAGGCAATTATAAGCAAGCCATTACAACCTTTAATAATGCTTTACAAATAGAGAAGGAGATTAATAATAATTATGGTATTGCAAGAGCCTGTGGACAATTGACCCTACTGTATAAGACTGTTGGTCAAATCGAAAAGGCATTTACTGCAGGACAAACTGCCATAAAACTCTATAAAGAACTTAATAATTTACAAGCATTGGCTAATGCTTATGATAGACAAGCTATTTTATATGAATACCAAGTCAAATTTGATAGTGCGTTGAGTTTAGTATATTCTGGGCTGGAAATAAGGAAGCAACTTAAAGATTCTGCAAATTTCATATATTCATATATGAACCTTGCTAATCTACACTTAAAATTGCAGAACAACGCAAATTCCTTAGAATTTAATAGCAAAGCAATTGAATTGGCTACGAAATTTAATGATCAGGTTAACCTGTCAAGAGCGTATACTAACATTAGCTTGGTTTATTACAATCTAAAACAATTTCATACTGCTATTGATTATAATTACAGGAGTATTGAGATTAAACAAAGTTTAAAACAGGACAAATCAATTGATACAAATTACGACAATCTGGGGTATTGCTTTTACGCTTTAGGTGAGTACGACAAAGCCATTCAATTTTATACTAAAAGCCTTGATTTAAAAGAAAAGATTGGAAAGAAAGAGGGTTTGTCTGCTGTTTACACCAACCTTGGTAATCTATTTTTTTCTAAAAAAGAATATGATAAGGCTTTATTCTATTACAAAAAGGGATTAATTAACGCTGAGACCAATAGTAACAAGTTAATAACCCTTGAACTCTACCAAAATATTTATAAATCTTATTCAATTACTGGACAGTTGGAAAATGCTGTCTCTTTCAACAATAAATATATCGTCCTAAGAGATAGCCTTGATGCTACATATCGCAATGCGATGAATTTAAAAGATAAATATCAGGAAGAACAAAGAAAAAATCAACTTCTTGAAAAAGATAATCTGATAAATGAAATAAAATTAAAAAAGAAAAACATTATGATCATGAGCCTTGTAGGGGGAATGATCTTACTGATCTTATTATTTTTTACCCTATTCCGCAGCTACAGATTAAAACAAAAAACACTATTGTCCGAAAAAAACAATAAAATCAACGAACAAAAAATATCAGAACTTTTAAAAGATCAGGAGTTAAAATCGATGAGTGCAATGATGGAGGGGCAGGAAGGTGAAAGAAAGAGAATTGCACAAGATCTGCACGATAGGTTGGGCAGTATGCTTTCAATGGTAAAGTTGCATTTCAAATCGGTGGAGGAAAATATACAAGCACTCAGGGAAAATAATATATTGATGTATTCAAAAGCAAATAATCTTTTAGATGAGGCTTGTGACGAAGTTCGTAAAATTGCAAATGATTTAACATCGGGTATATTAAATAAATTTGGACTTATCCCAGCCCTTAATAATCTAAAAGAATCTATTGAAGCTACGGGTCAACTTAAAATCGAAGTGCTTAACTTTGGATTTGATGAAAGCAGGCTTGATTATAATATCGAGATTAACCTTTATAGGATTATTCAGGAATTGATAAGTAATATATTAAAGCATTCAAAAGCTTCGGAGGTAAGTATTCAATTATTAAAAAAGGAAAAACAGTTGAATATTGTAGTGGAAGATAATGGTTTGGGATTCGATGTTAATCAGGCTAAAAATAGAAAAGGAATGGGTTTGAAAAATATAGAATCAAGGGTTAACTCGTTAAATGGTGAGTTTAACATTGATTCCGGCAAAGGTGCTGGAACCACTATTACTATTGACATACCTCTAAATTCAATAAAATGA
- a CDS encoding response regulator transcription factor — protein sequence MINVIIADDHQIVLDGLKSLLEREKDICPVGEALNGFELLALLENKQVDVAVIDIDMPRMNGIETTKEIKKRYPEVRVLILSMYNDNEYIRQLIEIGASGYILKNKGKEELVNAIRKIAAGGDYLGDAIIKTLMDEMKKPKKSLNDNKIPLTKREIEVLKLIAQGCTTPQIADKLCIAHSTVETHRRNLIDKLGVANSKELIRYAIENGYCH from the coding sequence ATGATAAATGTAATTATAGCAGATGATCATCAAATTGTACTCGATGGGTTAAAATCTCTTTTGGAAAGGGAAAAGGATATCTGTCCCGTTGGTGAGGCTCTTAACGGGTTTGAGTTATTAGCCCTATTAGAAAACAAACAGGTTGATGTTGCTGTAATCGACATAGATATGCCACGAATGAACGGCATTGAAACAACAAAAGAAATTAAAAAACGGTATCCAGAAGTAAGAGTACTTATTCTATCGATGTATAATGACAATGAATACATTAGGCAATTAATAGAAATTGGGGCTTCAGGTTACATTCTAAAAAACAAGGGAAAAGAAGAATTAGTTAATGCCATTAGAAAAATTGCAGCAGGTGGTGATTATTTGGGAGATGCCATTATCAAGACTCTCATGGATGAAATGAAAAAACCTAAGAAAAGCCTCAATGACAATAAGATCCCGTTAACCAAAAGAGAAATAGAGGTTCTGAAACTAATCGCCCAGGGATGTACTACACCACAGATTGCAGATAAATTATGCATTGCACATAGTACGGTTGAGACGCATAGACGGAATTTAATTGACAAACTGGGCGTTGCAAACTCGAAAGAACTAATTAGGTATGCGATTGAAAATGGTTATTGTCATTAA